One genomic window of Polyangium aurulentum includes the following:
- the mads8 gene encoding methylation-associated defense system ATP-binding protein MAD8 — protein sequence MTVGLRELQPAELTLELENVAVPLLVEQLRSRAAGHCMRVTDLDTELMVRLCARLRAELPKMTVVVLTDGKLAMPAELSVTSTKVVELRNPLPDGTQRPPLLVFVPNDVRASAEDSFGVATFEQVSLGGLYEQLHQHLLKELPPAIRGAVQESLRRLRHSDRPWPFADALSTSRFLLTAKVNGNDPEAVGASLYELGLVPDFEWLAHPESAPQRMVRNRECVEKLTWSARSERGRVRELGLAKQAFRNQLGDYLAETGTDDPRHWNRRIVHDRALWPLAFNKWEFEDGGAEPDSIFIGDVQTDLPTVDEDETKEPLVQLLGQRVLPLGEGGLRRFSVTFRVDPLPTRVQGLAKFVAQVISKDHGPIGLARRKAVWKTSSDKATISFSSLNRIDWEEGWHFVRVLAQTEGGDLIPLVDDSGNTVAWSAESEVPLPRPNESDLFYVLPDTEVDIEPAQRAVPREASAIHALFRAQFTAVLDDRDPATVVFSHAAWADKRPKGRAAGADMLEVKLGREGTVHVPVSRALKSIEQKILAAPDGPISWRIPLNMGVPGQSTGETIGWPEGPAGDRFIEARTRYFAAVRGGTSELVTQGVDAGAYSDLARDYAAAYLSLLGDLSRRAEATAKSDSRQALADLRKVLGLDSVLLAIVDHRGRRRDAVLVAPTHPLRALWFATWTKLGARWVAAARTAPREYAVPTRDALLRLLAPTNFPPVLPTEAGHVLTAVDSINPFWTLFAPSNEEDPRGLVGEVCTALGLPEPAIGGALIDGAYLASRVRRYLVQHPYVRTLTINAFNAGRAAVLGEMLLELQKDPVFAQLRYDIRLFVPDPDAPGVGEEIAALLTTDGGTTAREADAFSTPAENHLHPKLRVAVRSTQDFRTNPEGHAAHLSLLFDVFPAEEVAARRADPRHSTAFVHGLVQEFSTEYHEDELTVAWRRLPRHGVAQPIEAAEDLSSVLGTLSATISSATAAVATGQSGLDLRPVVSLALGPDDRALLHQVHEVSDWVFTLDRNLGIEFFDHGGHPTRPDYLIDHSPDMANALGHRLVITSRSVAELEALLRPVLEQYGLSAEGRHAVVLLDQLRSLSGRLALKLISSPTQRAEALGLALSRLYLEHQGVFENQIVLPLDAHIELYRVLKSQADELGDEVSFKRTDLGLFDLNAVQRTITCRLVEVKCYSGVGDLTAYNALKAGIAEQIAQSERVLAHHFDPHRTTQDRPDRAFKTREFAMLLEFYLERAERYGAISRGAAEEARFFLHTLDEGYRFTFTRSALIFDFATPGTEPPENEGGIEYHRIGVDLIRQLVEAAAPSTDSSASTSSSSGGPEAPPPRGLAEVRRRRERASSVPTLDAAAFLGSPRDRSVSWEDLRDRHSTIPPAGSDEAEEAPARQGDQQVTTPRSSTDAAPSVRDPSSPLAALQVPTLVRAGLTESEAPAAVSLAAPQPVSPSLAYDIMLGVTSDSPQYGLLGDVSGRRVAIDLNQTHTISLFGVQGGGKSYTLGTIAEMASLPIPQVNVLPKPLATVIFHYSPTMDYRPEFTTMVTPNSEAAQIKQLRDTYGAEPRGLEDVVLLVPADKLDARKAEYPGIDVYPLKFGAAELQASHWRLLMGAVGNQATYIRQLNRVIKSLRNDLSLEGLRAGIEAASLPEHLKELAKVRLDLAAEYIDDHAHLSALVRPGRLIIVDVRDEFIEKDEAFGLFFVLLQLIAGVTHEGEKYNKLFVFDEAHKYMESVDLVEELVRFVREMRHGAFSILVASQDPLSVPPRVIELSDMLVMHRFNSPAWLKYIQKANAALTSLTPEKMANLKPGEAFVWSSKATDEAFSRGAVKVRCRPRVTQHGGATKTAV from the coding sequence GTGACCGTGGGGCTCCGTGAACTGCAGCCGGCGGAGCTGACGCTCGAACTCGAGAATGTCGCAGTGCCGCTGCTCGTCGAGCAACTTCGGTCACGCGCGGCCGGGCACTGCATGCGCGTGACCGACCTTGACACCGAGCTGATGGTGCGGCTTTGCGCTCGGTTGAGAGCAGAGTTGCCCAAGATGACGGTGGTGGTTCTCACGGACGGGAAGCTCGCAATGCCCGCAGAGCTGAGCGTGACAAGCACCAAGGTCGTTGAGCTCCGCAATCCACTGCCGGACGGGACCCAAAGGCCGCCGCTCCTCGTATTCGTTCCGAACGATGTCCGCGCCTCTGCCGAGGACTCCTTCGGTGTGGCGACCTTCGAACAGGTTTCGCTCGGTGGCTTGTACGAGCAGCTGCACCAGCACCTTCTCAAGGAGCTGCCGCCCGCGATTCGTGGTGCGGTGCAAGAGTCGCTGCGGCGCTTGCGGCATTCTGACCGACCGTGGCCTTTTGCCGACGCGCTCTCGACGTCGCGCTTCCTGCTTACAGCGAAGGTGAACGGGAACGACCCGGAAGCGGTCGGGGCCTCGCTCTACGAGCTCGGGCTCGTGCCGGACTTCGAGTGGCTCGCCCATCCTGAGAGTGCACCGCAGCGCATGGTACGGAACCGGGAGTGCGTTGAGAAGCTGACTTGGTCAGCGCGCTCGGAGCGCGGACGTGTGCGTGAGCTGGGGCTCGCCAAGCAGGCCTTTCGGAACCAGCTTGGTGACTACCTCGCCGAGACGGGCACCGACGATCCCCGGCACTGGAACCGTCGCATCGTCCACGATCGCGCGTTGTGGCCCCTGGCGTTCAACAAGTGGGAGTTCGAGGATGGCGGCGCCGAGCCGGACTCGATCTTCATCGGTGACGTTCAGACTGACCTTCCGACCGTCGACGAAGACGAAACCAAGGAGCCGCTGGTGCAGCTCCTCGGGCAGCGAGTCCTGCCGCTCGGCGAGGGCGGTCTGCGCAGGTTCAGCGTCACCTTTCGCGTCGACCCCCTTCCCACGAGGGTCCAGGGCTTGGCGAAGTTCGTGGCCCAGGTCATCTCGAAGGACCACGGACCCATCGGTTTGGCGCGTCGCAAGGCGGTCTGGAAGACCAGCTCCGATAAGGCGACCATCTCGTTCTCGTCGCTGAACAGGATCGACTGGGAGGAGGGCTGGCACTTCGTCCGAGTGCTGGCGCAGACGGAAGGCGGGGACTTGATCCCGCTCGTCGACGACAGTGGAAACACCGTCGCCTGGAGCGCGGAAAGTGAAGTTCCGCTCCCACGGCCGAACGAGAGCGACCTCTTCTACGTGCTGCCTGATACCGAGGTCGACATCGAGCCCGCCCAGCGTGCGGTGCCGCGTGAGGCGAGCGCCATCCATGCACTCTTCCGTGCGCAGTTCACCGCGGTCCTCGATGACCGCGACCCGGCAACGGTGGTGTTCTCGCACGCGGCGTGGGCGGACAAGCGCCCCAAGGGGCGCGCCGCGGGGGCCGACATGCTCGAGGTGAAGTTGGGACGCGAGGGGACCGTGCACGTTCCGGTGTCTCGCGCGCTCAAGAGCATCGAGCAAAAGATCCTCGCAGCACCCGACGGTCCTATCAGCTGGCGCATCCCACTCAATATGGGCGTTCCCGGCCAGAGTACCGGCGAGACTATCGGTTGGCCGGAGGGACCTGCTGGCGACCGCTTCATCGAGGCGCGGACGCGCTACTTTGCAGCCGTTCGCGGCGGAACGTCGGAGCTTGTCACGCAGGGCGTCGACGCAGGGGCATACTCTGATCTCGCACGCGACTATGCAGCCGCCTATCTCTCGCTTCTTGGAGACCTCAGTCGTCGAGCCGAGGCGACGGCGAAGAGCGACTCTCGGCAGGCGCTCGCGGACCTCCGCAAGGTGCTCGGGCTCGACTCGGTCCTGCTTGCGATTGTCGACCACCGTGGGCGCCGACGAGACGCAGTGCTCGTCGCCCCGACCCACCCCCTGCGGGCGCTCTGGTTTGCCACGTGGACCAAGCTGGGCGCACGCTGGGTGGCTGCCGCCCGCACGGCTCCTCGCGAGTACGCCGTGCCCACGCGGGACGCCCTGTTGCGCCTCTTGGCACCGACGAACTTTCCTCCTGTGCTACCGACGGAGGCCGGCCACGTCCTCACCGCAGTCGACAGCATCAATCCCTTCTGGACGCTTTTTGCCCCATCCAACGAAGAGGATCCTCGCGGCCTCGTCGGCGAGGTCTGCACTGCGCTCGGCCTTCCCGAGCCCGCGATTGGTGGCGCACTCATCGACGGTGCGTATCTCGCCTCGCGCGTCCGTCGCTACCTCGTACAGCATCCCTACGTTCGCACGCTCACAATCAACGCGTTCAACGCAGGGCGTGCCGCCGTTCTCGGCGAGATGCTGCTCGAGCTTCAGAAGGACCCGGTTTTCGCGCAGCTCCGGTACGACATTCGACTCTTTGTGCCCGACCCGGATGCGCCCGGCGTCGGCGAGGAGATTGCGGCTCTCCTGACGACCGACGGAGGCACCACGGCGCGCGAAGCCGATGCGTTCTCGACCCCTGCTGAGAACCATCTGCATCCAAAGCTCCGGGTCGCCGTGCGTTCGACGCAGGATTTCCGCACGAACCCGGAGGGGCACGCTGCCCATCTTTCGCTGCTCTTCGACGTCTTCCCCGCAGAGGAGGTCGCCGCGCGTCGTGCAGATCCGCGCCACTCGACCGCGTTCGTCCACGGGCTTGTGCAGGAGTTCTCGACTGAGTACCACGAGGACGAGTTAACGGTCGCGTGGAGGCGCCTGCCTCGACATGGCGTCGCGCAGCCGATTGAGGCCGCTGAGGATCTCTCCAGCGTCCTTGGCACCCTGTCCGCGACGATATCGAGCGCAACGGCGGCGGTGGCTACCGGGCAAAGCGGTCTCGATCTACGCCCGGTCGTCAGCCTGGCTCTAGGCCCCGACGACCGCGCACTCCTGCACCAGGTTCATGAGGTGAGCGATTGGGTCTTCACCCTCGATCGCAACCTGGGCATCGAGTTCTTCGACCACGGCGGGCACCCGACGCGGCCGGACTACCTGATCGACCATTCCCCCGACATGGCCAACGCGCTTGGCCATCGGCTCGTTATCACTTCGCGTTCCGTGGCCGAGCTTGAAGCGCTGCTGCGACCCGTGCTCGAGCAGTACGGTCTCTCAGCCGAGGGGCGCCACGCAGTGGTCCTTCTCGACCAACTTCGCTCTCTTTCTGGGCGGCTCGCACTGAAGCTCATCTCATCGCCCACGCAAAGAGCGGAGGCGCTCGGCCTCGCGCTCTCGCGGCTTTACCTCGAGCACCAGGGCGTCTTCGAGAACCAGATCGTTCTTCCCCTCGACGCGCACATTGAACTGTATCGCGTGTTGAAATCACAAGCCGACGAGCTTGGTGATGAGGTCAGCTTCAAGCGCACGGATCTCGGGCTGTTCGATCTGAACGCCGTTCAGCGCACCATCACGTGCCGACTCGTCGAGGTAAAGTGTTACTCGGGCGTCGGCGATCTTACCGCGTACAATGCGCTAAAGGCCGGCATCGCGGAGCAGATCGCGCAGAGCGAGCGAGTCCTCGCGCACCACTTCGACCCGCACCGAACAACCCAGGACCGACCGGACCGGGCGTTCAAGACGCGCGAGTTCGCGATGCTGCTCGAGTTCTACCTCGAGCGTGCGGAGCGCTACGGCGCGATCTCGCGGGGAGCGGCAGAAGAAGCGCGCTTCTTCCTACACACGCTCGACGAGGGCTACCGCTTCACGTTCACGCGCAGCGCGCTCATCTTCGACTTTGCGACACCAGGAACGGAGCCTCCCGAAAATGAGGGTGGCATCGAGTATCATCGCATCGGCGTTGACCTGATTCGCCAGCTTGTCGAAGCGGCGGCGCCCAGCACCGACTCCTCCGCGAGCACCAGCTCAAGCAGTGGCGGCCCCGAGGCCCCGCCACCGCGCGGCCTCGCCGAGGTTCGTCGTCGCCGCGAGCGTGCGTCGTCAGTGCCAACATTGGATGCGGCGGCCTTCCTTGGCTCGCCTCGCGACCGTTCCGTCTCGTGGGAAGACCTGCGTGACAGGCACTCAACGATACCGCCGGCCGGGTCGGACGAGGCTGAGGAGGCACCCGCACGCCAAGGAGATCAGCAAGTAACGACGCCGCGATCGTCCACCGACGCGGCGCCAAGCGTGCGTGATCCGTCTTCGCCTCTAGCTGCTCTCCAGGTTCCGACCCTCGTGCGCGCGGGACTCACTGAGTCAGAGGCGCCGGCTGCGGTCTCGCTCGCGGCCCCGCAACCCGTGAGTCCGAGCCTCGCCTACGACATCATGCTCGGCGTCACCAGCGACTCCCCGCAGTACGGGCTGCTCGGCGACGTCTCGGGTCGAAGAGTCGCGATCGACCTGAATCAGACTCATACGATCAGCCTTTTCGGCGTTCAGGGCGGCGGCAAAAGTTACACGCTCGGCACTATCGCGGAGATGGCTTCGCTGCCCATCCCGCAAGTCAATGTCCTGCCGAAACCGCTCGCCACGGTAATCTTCCACTATAGTCCAACCATGGATTACCGGCCGGAGTTCACGACCATGGTAACGCCAAACTCCGAGGCTGCCCAGATCAAGCAGCTGCGAGATACATACGGCGCTGAGCCGCGCGGGCTCGAGGACGTTGTGCTCCTCGTGCCGGCCGACAAACTCGACGCGCGGAAGGCCGAGTACCCAGGCATTGATGTTTACCCGTTGAAATTCGGCGCTGCCGAACTTCAAGCCAGCCACTGGCGCCTCCTGATGGGAGCAGTAGGAAATCAGGCCACCTACATTCGCCAGCTGAACCGAGTGATCAAGTCCCTTCGGAATGACCTCTCTCTTGAGGGGCTTCGGGCAGGGATCGAGGCTGCATCGCTGCCAGAGCACCTGAAGGAACTGGCGAAAGTTCGGCTAGATCTCGCTGCCGAGTACATCGATGACCATGCTCATCTGAGCGCGTTAGTACGGCCCGGGCGGCTCATCATCGTCGATGTTCGCGACGAGTTCATTGAGAAGGACGAAGCTTTCGGTCTGTTCTTCGTGCTGCTCCAGCTCATTGCAGGCGTCACGCACGAGGGCGAGAAGTACAACAAGCTTTTCGTGTTCGATGAAGCGCACAAGTACATGGAAAGCGTGGATCTTGTCGAGGAACTCGTACGTTTCGTCAGGGAGATGAGGCACGGGGCATTCAGCATCCTAGTGGCCAGCCAGGACCCTCTGTCTGTTCCGCCTCGCGTGATAGAGCTTTCTGACATGCTGGTTATGCACCGATTCAATTCGCCAGCATGGCTGAAGTATATTCAGAAGGCGAATGCGGCACTTACATCGCTCACTCCCGAAAAGATGGCCAATTTGAAACCTGGTGAAGCGTTCGTGTGGTCGAGCAAGGCAACCGACGAGGCCTTCTCGAGGGGAGCTGTGAAGGTACGGTGTCGGCCGCGCGTCACCCAACACGGAGGCGCCACAAAGACCGCGGTGTAG
- a CDS encoding DUF262 domain-containing protein yields MEYTVLNVESHTLKVEQHVRNVAEGRYGLPEFQRTFVWNDERVRGLWDSLYRGFPVGQIMLWAPDQVDFPMRSFGREQKEVTGSNRVAVIDGQQRLTALHLVLSGNIPLRFNLERQEFTFSTGPNDLRLDILRDATGAPVEYTRAAGRQHFFQHATPAQKDAFGERINWLNNILTQRDMPSQKIVGSEYSDVLDVFKRLNRQGEPLNEAQLTMAGISLRWPGVFRKTYDVLRQLNTEMGFDQAEDPTFVFLVWTAVHTTQHLVKHLAPERDSRSRYLQRATAANYETSWQRTVGGLKQLIEIMRVDLDLTNFKFVKAYYPLAVTANYLATHPMVGDSERTALVRWLILALVSGRYAVRGQSKYGADIKNTTEQATLRHLFHHAREPLDPEHASSNLLDPEALMEGSFRSPYVTLLYMIARKLGATDWFDQIHKVGAPLPGGASWQFHHIFPDETFDADRGKLRDACEEAKIDGDEEEAERLRLELADLDARVSSLGNLAFLSPATNQSISNRQPFDYLKEIASTPEGRAALEAQLIPMNPKLWRHSAFEEFRRERCKLIAMKARELFFSPT; encoded by the coding sequence ATGGAGTACACCGTCCTCAACGTCGAGAGCCATACCCTCAAGGTCGAGCAGCATGTGCGGAACGTCGCGGAGGGACGCTACGGACTCCCCGAGTTCCAGCGTACCTTCGTGTGGAACGATGAACGTGTGCGCGGCCTATGGGACAGCCTCTACCGAGGCTTCCCTGTGGGTCAGATCATGCTCTGGGCGCCGGACCAGGTCGACTTCCCGATGCGCTCGTTTGGTCGGGAGCAGAAGGAGGTCACGGGCAGTAACCGCGTCGCGGTCATCGACGGCCAGCAACGGCTCACCGCTCTCCACCTTGTCCTCAGCGGGAACATTCCACTTCGATTCAACCTCGAGCGGCAGGAGTTCACCTTCAGCACCGGTCCGAACGATCTGCGCCTTGACATCCTTCGTGACGCGACTGGCGCCCCAGTCGAATACACGAGGGCTGCCGGGCGCCAACACTTCTTCCAACATGCGACCCCCGCGCAAAAGGATGCGTTCGGTGAGAGGATCAATTGGCTGAACAACATCCTCACACAGCGCGACATGCCCTCTCAGAAGATCGTTGGATCCGAGTACTCGGACGTTCTTGATGTCTTCAAACGCTTGAATCGGCAGGGTGAGCCGCTCAACGAGGCGCAACTCACGATGGCCGGCATTTCTCTTCGCTGGCCCGGCGTGTTCCGCAAGACGTACGACGTACTCCGGCAGCTCAACACGGAGATGGGCTTCGATCAGGCCGAAGACCCCACGTTCGTATTCCTGGTATGGACTGCCGTTCATACCACCCAGCACTTAGTCAAACATTTGGCACCCGAACGCGACAGCAGGTCGAGGTATCTTCAGCGAGCGACTGCCGCGAACTATGAGACGTCGTGGCAGAGGACTGTCGGTGGGCTCAAACAGCTCATCGAGATCATGCGTGTGGATCTGGACCTGACGAACTTCAAGTTCGTGAAGGCATACTATCCCCTGGCAGTGACCGCCAACTATCTCGCTACGCACCCCATGGTCGGCGACTCCGAACGGACCGCATTGGTGCGCTGGCTGATCCTCGCACTCGTATCCGGCCGATACGCCGTGCGGGGGCAGAGCAAGTACGGCGCGGACATCAAGAATACGACCGAGCAGGCAACGCTGCGGCACCTTTTCCACCACGCGCGAGAGCCGCTCGACCCCGAGCACGCTTCTAGCAATCTGCTCGATCCCGAAGCCCTTATGGAGGGCAGCTTCAGGTCCCCCTATGTGACGCTGCTATATATGATCGCGCGCAAGCTGGGTGCAACGGATTGGTTCGATCAGATCCACAAAGTTGGCGCGCCGCTCCCTGGCGGAGCCTCGTGGCAGTTCCACCACATCTTCCCCGACGAAACCTTCGACGCGGACCGTGGAAAGCTGCGCGATGCCTGCGAGGAGGCAAAGATCGACGGCGATGAGGAGGAGGCCGAGCGGCTCCGGCTCGAACTGGCCGACCTCGATGCGCGGGTTTCATCGCTCGGCAACCTAGCGTTCCTATCTCCGGCAACGAACCAGAGCATATCCAACCGGCAGCCGTTCGACTATCTGAAGGAGATCGCATCGACCCCGGAGGGAAGGGCGGCGCTCGAGGCTCAGCTCATCCCGATGAACCCAAAGCTGTGGCGGCACTCTGCCTTTGAGGAATTCAGGCGTGAGCGTTGCAAGCTGATCGCCATGAAGGCGCGTGAGCTGTTCTTCTCGCCGACGTGA
- a CDS encoding JAB domain-containing protein, which yields MAGSPDDAPTAPTIDLQQSTTENLIDLVLGRPGVATNLLGSLGGLPTLARFTPIALTERFGLTLEEATRLLAALELGRRGLHREMTTVSCSDDVAAWARPRIGHLTHEEMWLIALDGQSGVRGARMISRGGLHSLALRTSDVLRAGLEMAASGFVMVHNHPSGNPTPTKEDIVFTQQVLQAGDLVGMPLLDHVVVTSSGQYSNIVVRPE from the coding sequence GTGGCAGGCTCGCCAGACGACGCTCCCACCGCTCCCACGATCGACCTGCAGCAATCCACCACCGAGAACCTGATCGACCTCGTGCTCGGACGCCCCGGCGTCGCCACCAACCTCCTCGGCTCCCTCGGCGGTCTCCCTACCCTCGCCCGCTTCACCCCCATCGCCCTCACCGAGCGCTTCGGTCTGACCCTCGAAGAGGCCACCCGTCTCCTCGCCGCGCTGGAGCTAGGACGCCGTGGTCTCCACCGGGAAATGACGACCGTCAGTTGCAGCGATGACGTTGCCGCATGGGCCCGTCCTCGAATCGGCCACCTGACGCACGAGGAGATGTGGCTCATCGCCCTCGATGGGCAAAGCGGCGTTCGTGGCGCGCGGATGATCTCCCGAGGCGGCCTCCACAGCCTCGCTCTCCGCACGTCCGATGTCCTGCGCGCTGGCCTCGAGATGGCTGCGTCTGGGTTCGTAATGGTCCACAACCATCCGAGCGGCAATCCGACCCCCACGAAGGAGGACATCGTGTTCACCCAGCAGGTCCTTCAGGCCGGGGACCTTGTCGGCATGCCGCTGCTCGACCACGTCGTGGTCACGAGCTCGGGCCAATACAGCAACATCGTCGTGCGCCCAGAGTAG